In Phreatobacter aquaticus, a single genomic region encodes these proteins:
- a CDS encoding ABC transporter permease, translating to MTAVDLGIDQGVAAAEKAYRDAQTLLLWRRRLLPAAGIVAALGLWAFVVWFFKVPVFVAPSPQLVLMTLWTKLDILLINLLPTAIEAFSGFLIGNIAAILLATLFVHSKSMEEAFFPVVVLINTIPVVAKAPILVLLLGNGMEPKIAIAALICFFPTLVNMVRGLEAVNPQAMELMRVLSASKSEVFFKLRLRNSLPYLFSALKIAASTAVIGAIVGEWIGSTTGIGALIIQSTYNFDSAMLYATVLVGSAFSVLFFVAILTVERFVVRWQPANSH from the coding sequence ATGACCGCCGTCGACCTCGGCATCGATCAAGGCGTTGCCGCCGCTGAAAAGGCCTATCGCGACGCGCAGACGCTTCTCCTCTGGCGCCGCCGCCTGCTGCCGGCCGCCGGCATTGTCGCGGCGCTCGGGCTCTGGGCATTCGTCGTCTGGTTCTTCAAGGTACCGGTCTTCGTCGCGCCGTCACCGCAGCTGGTGCTGATGACGCTCTGGACCAAACTCGACATCCTGCTGATCAATCTGCTGCCGACCGCCATCGAAGCCTTCTCGGGCTTCCTGATCGGCAACATCGCGGCGATCCTGCTCGCGACCCTGTTCGTCCACTCCAAGTCGATGGAGGAAGCCTTCTTCCCCGTCGTCGTGCTGATCAACACGATCCCGGTGGTCGCCAAGGCGCCGATCCTGGTCCTGCTGCTCGGCAATGGCATGGAGCCGAAGATCGCGATCGCGGCGCTGATCTGCTTCTTCCCGACGCTGGTGAACATGGTGCGCGGCCTTGAGGCAGTGAACCCGCAGGCGATGGAGCTCATGCGGGTGCTCTCGGCCTCGAAGAGCGAGGTGTTCTTCAAGCTCCGCCTGCGCAACTCGCTGCCCTATCTGTTCTCGGCCCTGAAGATCGCGGCCTCGACAGCGGTCATCGGCGCCATCGTCGGCGAGTGGATCGGCTCCACCACCGGCATCGGCGCCCTGATCATCCAGTCCACCTACAATTTCGATTCCGCCATGCTCTACGCCACCGTCCTGGTCGGTTCGGCCTTCTCGGTGCTGTTCTTCGTGGCGATCCTCACCGTCGAGCGCTTCGTCGTGCGCTGGCAGCCTGCCAATTCTCACTGA
- a CDS encoding ABC transporter ATP-binding protein yields MMRAPSHAVACQNVTVRFVTDRRTVTALENVSFDVAAGGFLSLLGPSGCGKSTLLRVVADLVQPSSGDVSVFGMSPEEARRQRNFGFVFQDAALLPWRTALENVELPLEVGGRRALPANSPTPRELLKLVGLEGWEGSFPHELSGGMRQRVSIARALLGGPKLLLMDEPFGALDEITRDRLNEELRRIWQETATTILFVTHSVYEALYLGEQVLVLAANPGRVASMTHVDMPRDRDLRIRETPEFVAAASKLRDALGRGQ; encoded by the coding sequence ATGATGCGCGCGCCGTCGCACGCTGTCGCCTGCCAGAACGTCACTGTTCGCTTCGTCACCGATCGCCGGACGGTGACGGCGCTGGAGAACGTGTCGTTCGACGTGGCGGCCGGCGGTTTCCTCAGCCTCCTCGGACCGTCCGGCTGCGGCAAGTCGACCCTGCTCCGGGTGGTGGCCGATCTCGTTCAGCCATCAAGCGGTGATGTCTCGGTCTTCGGCATGAGCCCGGAAGAGGCGCGAAGGCAGCGCAATTTCGGCTTCGTGTTCCAGGACGCAGCGCTGCTGCCCTGGCGCACGGCGCTGGAGAATGTTGAGCTGCCCCTTGAAGTCGGCGGCAGGCGCGCGCTGCCGGCCAATTCGCCGACGCCGCGCGAGCTTCTGAAGCTCGTCGGTCTCGAGGGTTGGGAGGGCAGTTTCCCGCATGAACTCTCCGGCGGCATGCGCCAGCGCGTGTCGATCGCCCGCGCCCTGCTCGGCGGGCCGAAGCTGCTCCTGATGGACGAGCCGTTCGGTGCGCTGGACGAGATCACCCGCGATCGGTTGAACGAGGAGTTGCGCCGCATCTGGCAGGAGACGGCGACCACCATCCTGTTCGTCACCCACTCGGTCTACGAGGCGCTCTATCTCGGCGAACAGGTGCTGGTGCTGGCCGCCAATCCCGGCCGCGTCGCCTCGATGACCCATGTCGACATGCCGCGCGACCGCGATCTGCGTATTCGCGAGACACCGGAATTCGTGGCCGCGGCCAGCAAGCTGCGCGATGCGCTCGGGAGGGGACAATGA
- a CDS encoding ABC transporter substrate-binding protein, with protein MAATTAATALVGVDANAQGKPVINLQLGWLLSGNQIGEVCAKQLGYYDAEGIELRFQAGGPNIDGVAVVASGRFEVGQVSSSPSLMLAASQDLPIRCFATGAQVHPYTFFSLKKNPVAKASDLVGKKVGIQATGVILLRALLAKNNIPEKDVTIIPIGADMAPLLTGQVDVVTGWLTNTTALKVLGPDRVDLRLWDAGVKLYALPYYATVDTIQKKSDQLAKFLRATSKGWAYAHANRDAATDMLVKEFPNLNKADERVALDVMLQYAFSDSTKTGGWGAMDPKVWQDQIDLYSQLGQFSRKTPKLEEVVTFDILKATADGRVKIG; from the coding sequence TTGGCAGCCACCACCGCGGCGACCGCTCTTGTCGGCGTCGATGCCAATGCCCAGGGCAAGCCGGTCATCAATCTGCAGCTTGGCTGGCTGCTCTCGGGCAACCAGATCGGCGAGGTCTGCGCCAAGCAGCTCGGCTATTACGATGCCGAGGGTATCGAGCTCCGGTTCCAGGCCGGTGGCCCGAACATTGACGGCGTGGCGGTGGTGGCCTCTGGCCGGTTCGAGGTTGGCCAGGTGTCGTCCAGTCCGTCGCTGATGCTGGCCGCCTCGCAGGACCTGCCGATCCGCTGCTTCGCCACCGGCGCGCAGGTGCACCCCTACACATTCTTCTCGCTGAAGAAGAACCCGGTCGCCAAGGCTTCCGATCTGGTCGGCAAGAAGGTCGGCATCCAGGCCACCGGCGTCATCCTGCTGCGCGCCCTGCTCGCCAAGAACAACATCCCCGAGAAGGACGTGACCATCATCCCGATCGGCGCCGACATGGCGCCGCTGCTGACCGGCCAGGTCGATGTCGTCACCGGCTGGCTCACCAACACGACCGCGCTCAAGGTTCTGGGGCCGGACCGGGTCGACCTTCGGCTGTGGGATGCCGGCGTCAAGCTCTATGCGCTGCCCTATTACGCGACCGTCGACACGATCCAGAAGAAGTCGGACCAGCTCGCCAAGTTCCTGCGCGCGACCTCGAAGGGCTGGGCCTATGCCCATGCCAACCGCGATGCCGCGACCGACATGCTGGTCAAGGAATTCCCCAACCTCAACAAGGCCGACGAGCGCGTCGCCCTCGATGTGATGCTGCAATATGCCTTTTCCGACAGCACCAAGACGGGTGGCTGGGGCGCCATGGACCCGAAGGTCTGGCAGGACCAGATCGATCTCTATTCCCAGCTGGGCCAGTTCTCGCGCAAGACGCCCAAGCTTGAAGAAGTCGTCACCTTCGACATCCTCAAGGCCACGGCTGATGGCCGGGTGAAGATCGGCTGA
- a CDS encoding amidohydrolase family protein encodes MALVLTHATVATVDGQDRVLHDHDIRIAGDSITAMGAGGTLAEPGDTVIDCADGLVMPGFVNTHTHATLGLFRGLADDKPRAFWPEGGYRVDGQDRFTRADYERSLSEACSEFLLNGVTTIADRVADMDLFAPIIEASGLRASVGSTLVDVSGPANWGPTERLIERYGTDPARSRLTAGIAPHALDTCSDALLKECATRARHIGARIYLHVAQCEAEVAAVRRRGHAGALACLRCAGLTGPDVIAAHAIYLDESEHEGWCADGTAICHCPASNLKIEARTIPLARFVDRVPVGLGTDWTASNNSMDMFWEMRLAALVAKMKADDPEVLPAKRMLRLATIDGARVMGIDHITGSVEVGKRADLVVLDLTQREMQPLHDPVSNIVYSATPRSVRDVLVDGAIRVRNGRLTAA; translated from the coding sequence ATGGCACTGGTACTGACACACGCAACTGTCGCGACCGTCGACGGCCAGGACCGGGTGCTCCACGATCACGACATCCGCATCGCGGGCGACAGCATCACGGCGATGGGGGCCGGCGGCACACTGGCCGAGCCGGGCGACACCGTGATCGACTGCGCCGACGGCCTCGTCATGCCGGGCTTCGTCAACACCCATACCCATGCCACCCTCGGCCTGTTCCGCGGCCTTGCCGACGACAAGCCGCGCGCCTTCTGGCCAGAGGGCGGCTACCGGGTGGACGGACAGGATCGTTTCACCCGCGCCGACTATGAGCGCTCCCTCAGCGAGGCCTGTTCGGAATTTCTGCTCAACGGCGTCACCACCATTGCCGACCGCGTTGCAGACATGGACCTCTTCGCGCCCATCATCGAGGCGAGCGGGCTGCGCGCCAGCGTCGGCTCGACCCTGGTCGACGTATCGGGACCCGCCAACTGGGGCCCGACCGAGCGATTGATCGAGCGCTACGGCACCGATCCCGCCCGCTCGCGGCTCACCGCCGGCATCGCGCCTCATGCGCTCGACACCTGTTCGGATGCCCTGCTGAAGGAATGCGCTACCCGCGCCCGCCACATCGGCGCCAGGATCTATCTCCACGTCGCCCAATGCGAGGCCGAGGTGGCGGCCGTGCGCCGTCGCGGCCATGCCGGCGCGCTTGCCTGCCTGCGCTGCGCCGGCCTCACCGGTCCCGACGTGATCGCCGCCCACGCGATCTATCTCGACGAGAGCGAGCACGAGGGCTGGTGTGCCGATGGCACCGCCATCTGCCATTGCCCGGCGAGCAATCTGAAGATCGAGGCCCGCACCATCCCGCTCGCCCGTTTCGTCGACCGCGTGCCGGTCGGGCTCGGCACCGACTGGACTGCCTCCAACAACAGCATGGACATGTTCTGGGAGATGCGGCTCGCCGCCCTCGTCGCCAAGATGAAGGCCGACGACCCGGAAGTGCTGCCGGCAAAGCGCATGCTGCGGCTGGCCACGATCGATGGCGCCCGCGTCATGGGCATCGATCACATCACCGGATCGGTGGAGGTCGGAAAACGCGCGGATCTCGTGGTCCTCGATCTCACCCAGCGCGAGATGCAGCCGCTGCACGACCCCGTCTCGAACATCGTCTATTCCGCGACGCCGCGCAGCGTTCGCGATGTACTCGTCGACGGGGCGATCCGCGTGCGGAACGGCCGGCTGACGGCCGCCTGA
- a CDS encoding APC family permease — protein sequence MASDTIAGGEPRRLVRRLTLTHSVLYGLGVTIGAGIYVLVGVAAGRSGMHAPLAFVAAALMMSFSAATFAELATRMPVSASEAAYVKAAFNREGLSLAMGLLVVVTATISAATITVGSAGYIGVFIGLPPGWIITFTVLAMAGVACLATVHSVSFAGIMTVVEVGGLVLIIAAGLGQGAEIVTRLPEMWPAPGEAGAWSGIAGTALIAVFAFIGFEHLVNVAEEIKDPQRTLPRALFLTLGLTALLYVLVTWVAVTAVPPAELARSAAPLALVFERLTGMPLVTMSAIAVVATLNGVIVHMIMIARVLYGLADQGSLPRGLAVLNPLTNTPLLATALGAAAILFLALAVRLEGLANLTSQCTLVIFAAVNLSLLAIKWREDAPPPGIFQCPAWVPVAGFVASLLLLGIDLVLR from the coding sequence ATGGCAAGCGACACGATCGCGGGGGGTGAGCCTCGCCGCCTCGTCCGCCGGCTGACGCTGACCCATTCCGTGCTCTATGGGCTGGGCGTCACCATCGGCGCTGGCATCTATGTGCTGGTGGGCGTTGCCGCCGGCCGCAGCGGCATGCATGCGCCGCTCGCCTTCGTGGCGGCTGCCCTGATGATGAGCTTCAGCGCGGCGACCTTTGCCGAACTCGCCACCCGCATGCCGGTCAGCGCCAGCGAGGCGGCCTATGTGAAGGCGGCCTTCAACCGCGAAGGCCTGAGCCTTGCCATGGGCCTCCTGGTGGTCGTCACCGCCACGATCTCGGCCGCCACCATCACCGTTGGCAGCGCCGGCTATATCGGCGTCTTCATCGGACTGCCGCCGGGCTGGATCATCACGTTCACCGTGCTGGCCATGGCGGGCGTCGCCTGCCTCGCAACCGTCCATTCGGTGTCCTTCGCCGGCATCATGACGGTGGTCGAGGTCGGCGGCCTCGTGCTGATCATCGCAGCAGGCCTCGGTCAGGGTGCCGAGATCGTGACGCGGCTGCCCGAAATGTGGCCGGCGCCCGGTGAAGCCGGCGCCTGGAGCGGCATCGCCGGTACCGCCCTGATCGCCGTCTTCGCCTTCATCGGCTTCGAGCACCTGGTCAATGTCGCCGAGGAGATCAAGGATCCGCAGCGCACCCTGCCCCGCGCCCTGTTCCTGACCCTTGGCCTGACCGCCCTGCTCTACGTCCTCGTGACTTGGGTGGCGGTGACCGCTGTGCCCCCCGCCGAGCTTGCCCGTTCAGCAGCGCCGCTGGCCCTGGTCTTCGAGCGGCTGACCGGCATGCCGCTGGTCACGATGAGCGCGATTGCGGTGGTCGCCACGCTCAATGGCGTGATCGTCCACATGATCATGATCGCCCGCGTGCTCTATGGCCTCGCCGACCAGGGAAGCCTGCCGCGCGGCCTCGCCGTGCTCAATCCGCTGACCAACACCCCGCTTTTGGCAACCGCGCTCGGGGCCGCAGCCATCCTCTTCCTGGCGCTCGCCGTGCGGCTCGAAGGCTTGGCCAATCTCACGTCCCAGTGCACGCTGGTCATCTTCGCAGCCGTGAATCTCTCGCTGCTGGCGATCAAGTGGCGCGAGGACGCGCCGCCGCCCGGC